In Bosea sp. PAMC 26642, the DNA window GACCGAGACGAGCGTCATCAGCCACCAGGTCTGCAGCGTCGCAAAACCGAGCACGGCCAGCGCGAAGGCGGTGATATAGGCCGCGACGCCGCCGGCCGCGAGCGCGCCCGGCATGCGGCCTGCCGCCCTGATCGCGAAATAGAGGCAGCTCGAAGCCGCCGCCGCGCCGACGATGCCCAGTTCGTACCAGGTCTCGAACAGCAGGGTCGTCGGCGTCTGCTGCGGCAATCCGCCGGTGGTGCGGCCGCGCAGCACGGTGTCGAGCCCGTGGCCGGTGATCAGCTGGACCGGCTCGCGCGTGACGATGTCGGCCCAGATGTCGAGCGACAGCGCGAACTCGCCGACGCTGGCCGGCAGCACGGACACCAGCGGCACCAGCAGGAAGGGCAGGAGCGGCGCAAACAGCATCAGCCCGGCGACCAGCATCGCGATGGCGTTGACCGCCTTGGCGCGATTGGCCGACACCGCGCCGAAGGCGACCGCCCCGCAGATCATGGCGACGGCCTCGCCATCCTCGAACCGCGTCAGGGCGAGCAGGCCCACGACGAGCGCCAGCCCGAGCGCGCTGAGGCCCCGCGCCCGCGACAGGAGCCAGGCGAGCGCCGGCCACGCCATGATCAGCACGACGCTGATGCCCCGCTCGACGCTGCCGGGGTTGATCCCCGTATCGCTCTCGCGCAGCGCCGCCGCCACGATCAGCCCGAGCGCGAAGATCGCGGCGAGGCCGGTGCCGAGCGCGACGAGGTTGAGGTTCGAGGCGCGCATACGCTCGGGCAGCGCCGCCGTGCCGCAAAAGCCGAGCAGCACGGCCAGCGCCAGATTGCTCGCCTTCTCGCTCGCCGAAAACGTATAGGGGCTCCAGATCAGCGACAGGATCGCCCAGCAGACGAGCCCGACGAGGATGAAGCCGGCACGGCTCAGCACGGACCGCTTCAGTGTCGAGACGAACGAGGCCGGCTCCTCGACCAGCGATGAGATCACCAGCAGCACGACGCCGATCGGCACCAGCACGACGCCGGCCCGGCGCGAGACCAGAGACGCTATCGGCAGCGCGAGCGCCAGCGTTGCGAAACCGATGCGGCGCAGCAGCAGCGCGGCGTCGGTTGCGGGGTCGAGCGGGGCTTGGGCGTTGCGGCGGATCATCTTGGCTAACCGGGCATGGGTCGCCCCCGGAAAAGCCCAGGACATCAACCCCGCCGCACCGTAGCGCGCGTCCGTCCGGCCGGCTGTAGGTGCGGCGCAACACTGACACGGCATATTGGGATGGGCAGGGCCGGTTGCACGGTCGCCGTCATTCCGGGCGAAGCGAAGCGGAGACCCAGAATCCATCATAGAGGGCCGACGGCGCCCTATGATGGATCCCGGATCGGCGCCGCTGCGCGGCTTGTCCGGAATGACGGCGCGCTTTGCCGGACGCAGGAAACAGGTTCGCTCATGCGACGAAAGCGCTCTGGCGGGCTTTCGCCATTCATGGGATGTAACGGGCGATGTCCACGCTCGCAGCCATCCTCTACGACCCCGGTTTCCGGATCGACGACTTCATGGCCGCTCTCGCCTCCCGCCTGAAGGATGGCGGCGTCAGGCTCGGCGGCGTCGTGCAGCACAATGCCGGCGCCTGCGATTCCGGCTGCCTGACCATGGCGCTGGAGGACCTCGCCACCGGCGCGCGCTTCCCGATCAGTGAGGATCGCGGCGCAGGCGCGACCGGCTGCCGCCTCGACGCCACGGGCCTCGCGGCGGCTGCGGGCGCGCTCGCGGTAACGCTGGACGGCGGGGCCGACCTCGTGATTATCAACAAGTTCGGCCGGCAGGAGATGCTCGGCCAAGGGCTCCGGCAGGAGATCGCCGCCGCGCTGCTGGCGGACATGCCGCTGCTGATCGCGGTGCGCCGCGACTTGATGCCCGCATGGCGGGATTTTGCCGGCGACGAATGGGTGGAACTCGCCCCCGACATGGCGCAGGTCGAGGCCTGGGCGCTGACCCGCCTGCGTCTGGCGGCCTGAGC includes these proteins:
- a CDS encoding DUF2478 domain-containing protein; the protein is MSTLAAILYDPGFRIDDFMAALASRLKDGGVRLGGVVQHNAGACDSGCLTMALEDLATGARFPISEDRGAGATGCRLDATGLAAAAGALAVTLDGGADLVIINKFGRQEMLGQGLRQEIAAALLADMPLLIAVRRDLMPAWRDFAGDEWVELAPDMAQVEAWALTRLRLAA